AGGGAAAGAGACCAGCCAGGGCAGAACCAGCTTCAGAAGCAGAATACAAGCCGTCAGCGAGCAATGATTTGCTGTTTGCCATATAACCGACTCCCGCTTTGATCACCGCAAGTCCCATATTACCGGCAATACCGCTCCATGTGGCAGCCTGAGCAGATGGGATATGTTCTCTGGTCATGAATATTCCCCCTTAATTCTGTACATAAAGTTGCAAAACCGCGCCTGGCAGACGCGGCTTCACAATAAGATGTTTAGTTAGATTCTTTAGCTACTGTTTTTGGCTTATCCACTTGTTTACCTTTGAGCATCAGCCATAGTGGAGCGGCGATATAGATTGAAGAATATGCACCGAACAGTGTTCCGATAACCATCGCAAGTGAGAACATGCGAATGGATTCTCCACCAAATATGAACAAACAGATTGAAGCTGCAAACACCGTGAATGTTGTATTCAGGGAACGTGTCATCGTTTGAGCCAAACTGCGATTGACTACCTCGCGTAGGTCGGCTTTGGTTGTCTTTTTGGCAAAACGCAGATTCTCACGAATCCGGTCAAAGATAACGATCGTATCGTTGATCGAGAACCCGACAATGGTCAATACTGCAGTAATAAAGGTCAGATCGACTTCCAAACGGAAGATAGAGAACACACTTATTACGACAAATGCGTCATGGAAGAGTGCGATAACCGCAGCCAAACCAAAGCGCCACTCAAACCGGATTGCAACATAGATCATGATCCCGATACTTGCAATGAGTACCGCGTAGATCGCGTTGCGCTCCAATTCTTTGGCCATCTCCGGATCAACGGTATTTACTTCATAGGAAGCCGATGCATCCAGTTTGGTAAATTCCTGTTTAAATTTGCTCTCTTGGGTCTCATCCAATTCATTGGAGAAACGAACATTTACACGGTCAGCCCCCGGTGTAATGGTAACATCACCCTCATCAACACCGATGTCCTTAACGATAGGTTTAATCTGCTCCGCTGTGATTGCTTTGGATACCGAGATATCCACATTCGATCCAGCACGGAAATCAACCGCATAATTCAAACCCAAAGCCAGAATGCTGATGATCCCCGTAATCGTCAGAATAATCGAGAAGATATAGGCAATCTTACTACCTTTAACATAATCAAAATTCCAATTAAAGCGCACGAATTTCACTCTCCTTCACTCCGAAGTACTTAGGCTTCTTCAACACGTTACCCCGTACAAGCAGGGTCAACAGGAAGCGGGAGAAGAAAATATTCGTGATAATACTGGTGACAATATCAAAAATCAGCACGAGTGCAAAACCTTTAACCGCACCTGTTCCCAAGAAGAACATAACAGCCGCAGCAATAATGGTTGTGATGTTGGAGTCAATGATTGTTCGGAAGGAATGTTTACCACCCGCTTTAACCGAAGACAAGATCGACTTACCACTGCGCATCTCTTCTTTAATCCGTTCGTACGTGATGATATTGGCATCCACCGCCATCCCTATACCCAGGATAAACGCCGCAATACCTGGAAGGGTAAGCACGAATTCTCCTAAATAGAAGATTGCAAGTACCAGCCACGTATGTGTGATCAAGGCAAAACTCGCGATTATACCAGGAATGCGATAAAGCCCAATCATGAACACTAGAATAATAACGGAACCAATCAATCCTGCTTTAATGGTCTGATCCAGAGAAAGCTTACCAAGTGTTGCACCAACACTTTGTGAATACTTCTCTGTAAGTTTCAGTGGCAATGCACCCAAGTTAATGGTGTCACGAAGCTGGTTTGCTTCGTCACGTGTGTAAGCACCCGAAATCTGAGCGGAACCATCTGTCAACTGTTGTCTAACGGTTGGAGCAGATAGAAGCTCATCGTCCAAATAAATCGCGAGAGGTTGTCCGATCAAACGTTTGGTAATCTCGGAAAATTTGGCTTTATCTTTCACTTGAATGTCAATCATCGGCTCATTCAATTGAGTGAACACAACTTTGGCTGCATTCTCAACAAATTCATTTCCGCGAAGCTCAATTTTGGTGTATTCGCCTTCCTTGTCGTTCTCAGCTTTACTACGGAAGGTCAAAACAGCCGGCTCTTTCATTTTGGCTCTAACTTCAGCCTCATCCGTAACCCCTGCCAACTTCAATCGAATCCGGTTGCTTCCTTCAGTGGTTACCTCCGGTTCGCTTGTTCCGAGCGCATTGGCGCGGCTTTCAAGACTTTTGGCCGTTTGCACCAAAGATGCTTTGGTGACTTGTTGACCTGCTTCGAGCGGCTCTGCTTCATATAAGATCTCGTAGCCTCCCTTTAAATCAAGGCCCAAGCGTATATTTTTGAGCAGTTCCGGGCTTGTTCCCACCATTACCCCTGTGGTGACAAGCACGACCAGAATGAAACTGATAATTCTTTTCATGCCGTTCCTAGATCCCCTTTCGTTCTCAATATTCCTATTATAGCGATGCCGTAAAAAGCAGTCAATTTTCAACAAAAAAGATCCCTTTCGTCTAGAAAGAGGACCCCCGGTATGCAGACACGGTCATAAAGTTCATAAAGCTTGTTGCTTTCAGTGACAAAATGTCGTTCACCAGCTGGTGAAGCGGTGGAATGCCCTGTTTTTCATATTTATGACTGACGCAATTCCAGACATCTTTGCTGGTGACATATTCGTAACCGACAAGCCTTAATTCCTCCGCTTTGCTACGGCAGAGCATCTCTATTGACTGTTCCAACTCCACATCATTCATTTCTTCCAACGGGGAGCCTCCCTTCGTACATCCAAGCCTTTATGCGGCATCAATATTACATGATTCGACTTCGCCTGATCATATTCCTTCTTGCTGAATATGGTTCTTTTTGTTAATCGTGTCCAAGTTGTCATGAGAAGATAAAGGACTAGCATAGGATGAAGAACAACGGCTTTGTCCCGTTTATGTTGATAGCCTGTACTTTCAACCGGGAAAGAGGGGTAGTCTTGAAGAAACAGACATTTATCCAGGGGGCCATGATCCTGCTCGCGGCAGGCATAATTAATCGAATACTTGGTTTCATCCCGCGCATTGCGCTGCCACGAGTCATCGGTGCAGAAGGTGTTGGCATCTACCAATTGAGCTATCCCTTTTTTATCGTACTGGTGACATTAATTACGGGTGGTATTCCGCTCGCCGTAGCCAAGCTCGTAGCCGAAGCTGATACCGGTGCCAATCGTTATTCCCCCCAGCGAATCCTGCAAGTAAGCTTAAGCTTTACGTTGACCCTGGGTGTTGTATTCATGTTTTTGTGCATCCTGTTTGCACCCTGGGTTACCAAGTACGTGCTCACAGATGAGCGGGTATACCATACGTTCGTTAGTATGAGCCCCATGATTGCCATTATCGCCGTATCAGCCGTCTACAGAGGGTATTTCCAAGGTAAGCAAAACATGATGCCTACTGCCATTTCATCCATTGTTGAAACCATCATTCGTATCGTCTGTGTCATTTGGTTTGCCTGGCTTCTCCTCCCCCACGGTATTGCCCAAGCTGCTGCTGGTGCCATGCTGGGAGCGCTCGTTGGAGAATTCGGCGGTATGCTTGTACTCTTGTGGAAGTATAACAGGCAGAAGAAAGAATTACCGCTCGCTATGCAACAGAACATGTCCAATCTCACAACCAAACCTTCAGCCAAACCTTTAAACCCAATACCTTCAGTTCTGAAAGAGGCGGGTACTCCACAGCCCGGATTAATCCGGCGTTTGCTTGCAATCTCTATTCCTGTTACAGCAGGCCGATTGGTTGGCTCCTTATCCTATCTGGCCGAAACCATCGTTACTGCCCAGAGTCTGGCTCTGGCAGGCATATCCAAAGGGCTCGCTACAGCACAATATGGTGCATTACAAGGTATGATTATTCCTCTGCTGCTGCTGCCGGGGGCACTAACCTCATCGCTCGCGACATCACTTGTGCCTTCACTGTCCGAAGCTTCTGCTCAGGGAGATCGCACACTGATTCACAAAAGAATGCATCAGGCCTTACGTTTGGCACTTGTGACAGGTGCTCCGTTTTCCGTGTTTATGTATGTGCTTGCCGAACCGATGTGTCTTGTTCTGTATAATGATGCATCGATCGGAAGCATGCTGAAACTAATGGCTCCCTTTGCTTTGTTCATTTATATTCAAGCTCCTCTTCAAGCTGCATTACAAGCTCTTGACCGTCCGGGTAAAGCATTGCTAAATACGTTTATCGGTGCTGTTATCAAAATCACGTTGATTTTAACGCTTGCTTCCCAGCCTGAATATGGCATCTTCGGTGCAGTCATCGCCATCTGTGTGAATTCTACGGTAGTTACCCTGTTACATGCCCAAAGCGTACGTAGCCTGCTACAGTTCCGCTTCAAAATTTTGGATTGGGTCAAGACGGGTGCAGGAATGTTTATCATGGGAGCGGCGACCCTACTCGTATACGAAGAGACTGCCATGATATTGCCTTTTTGGGTGAGGATGCTTCTCGCTCCTTTTGTCGGGCTTATCGTGTATTTCATCGTCATGGGCTGGACGAAAATGATTGACTTTCATGATCTGTCCCGTGCTCCTTTGATTGGTTCATGGTTCAAGCGCCGCTCAGGCAAATGATTTTCATTTTTTATCATCTTTTGGACTGACATATATCTTCCCATTGTGGTCAATGGAACATATAAATACATCCTTGAAATCCAGAATTCCGTTATGTTGAATTTGATTTTTCAGCCAAAATCTCGTTTTCTGGATGATCTCCAGATTCTGATCCTGGACCTTTCCGTCCATAATTAAGGGGAGTGGCAGACCTTCATATTTGATATTTGGAAATCCGTCAATCTGGTTTTTTCCTGTTTTGGATTTACTGGAAGAAGAATCTTCTGAGTCAGAACCGGAAGAATTGCTGTCGTTAGAAGTATTCTCATCCTTGGGAAAAACGGTCAGCTTGCCTGTGGTCTCCAAAATAGCGAAATCAACCTCACCGATACTATCTACATTCTGTTCACGGAGTTGTTGCAATAGATCATCCAGATTATATCGTTGCTTCCGCATCTCATCTCGGTGAAGAACGCCTTTGGAGATCAAAACAGTAGGTTTGCCATCAATCATCAGGCGAAGACGCCGACTTTTAAGACCTATAAAGGCCATTCCGATCTGTACAATGATCAAGGTAAGCATGGGGGCAATCCCATAAGAGAGTGGTTTATCAATATCTTCAATGACAAAAGCAGCCATTTCAGCAAGCATAATGGACACGACAAGATCAAACATGGATAGCTTACCAATCTCACGTTTACCCATAACCCTCATTGCACAGTACACCAGAAAGTACATGAGAATGGTTCGAAAGATATGTGATCCGACATCTGGGAAGTTCACAACAGGGGTCCTCCTTCGAAACTGAGTTTTTAACAGTTAGCTGGGTAGTGCAATCCCTATTTTGACCTGAACCTTACATGCT
This Paenibacillus xylanexedens DNA region includes the following protein-coding sequences:
- the secD gene encoding protein translocase subunit SecD; protein product: MKRIISFILVVLVTTGVMVGTSPELLKNIRLGLDLKGGYEILYEAEPLEAGQQVTKASLVQTAKSLESRANALGTSEPEVTTEGSNRIRLKLAGVTDEAEVRAKMKEPAVLTFRSKAENDKEGEYTKIELRGNEFVENAAKVVFTQLNEPMIDIQVKDKAKFSEITKRLIGQPLAIYLDDELLSAPTVRQQLTDGSAQISGAYTRDEANQLRDTINLGALPLKLTEKYSQSVGATLGKLSLDQTIKAGLIGSVIILVFMIGLYRIPGIIASFALITHTWLVLAIFYLGEFVLTLPGIAAFILGIGMAVDANIITYERIKEEMRSGKSILSSVKAGGKHSFRTIIDSNITTIIAAAVMFFLGTGAVKGFALVLIFDIVTSIITNIFFSRFLLTLLVRGNVLKKPKYFGVKESEIRAL
- a CDS encoding post-transcriptional regulator, producing the protein MNDVELEQSIEMLCRSKAEELRLVGYEYVTSKDVWNCVSHKYEKQGIPPLHQLVNDILSLKATSFMNFMTVSAYRGSSF
- a CDS encoding DUF421 domain-containing protein, with amino-acid sequence MYFLVYCAMRVMGKREIGKLSMFDLVVSIMLAEMAAFVIEDIDKPLSYGIAPMLTLIIVQIGMAFIGLKSRRLRLMIDGKPTVLISKGVLHRDEMRKQRYNLDDLLQQLREQNVDSIGEVDFAILETTGKLTVFPKDENTSNDSNSSGSDSEDSSSSKSKTGKNQIDGFPNIKYEGLPLPLIMDGKVQDQNLEIIQKTRFWLKNQIQHNGILDFKDVFICSIDHNGKIYVSPKDDKK
- the spoVB gene encoding stage V sporulation protein B, with the protein product MKKQTFIQGAMILLAAGIINRILGFIPRIALPRVIGAEGVGIYQLSYPFFIVLVTLITGGIPLAVAKLVAEADTGANRYSPQRILQVSLSFTLTLGVVFMFLCILFAPWVTKYVLTDERVYHTFVSMSPMIAIIAVSAVYRGYFQGKQNMMPTAISSIVETIIRIVCVIWFAWLLLPHGIAQAAAGAMLGALVGEFGGMLVLLWKYNRQKKELPLAMQQNMSNLTTKPSAKPLNPIPSVLKEAGTPQPGLIRRLLAISIPVTAGRLVGSLSYLAETIVTAQSLALAGISKGLATAQYGALQGMIIPLLLLPGALTSSLATSLVPSLSEASAQGDRTLIHKRMHQALRLALVTGAPFSVFMYVLAEPMCLVLYNDASIGSMLKLMAPFALFIYIQAPLQAALQALDRPGKALLNTFIGAVIKITLILTLASQPEYGIFGAVIAICVNSTVVTLLHAQSVRSLLQFRFKILDWVKTGAGMFIMGAATLLVYEETAMILPFWVRMLLAPFVGLIVYFIVMGWTKMIDFHDLSRAPLIGSWFKRRSGK
- the secF gene encoding protein translocase subunit SecF, which encodes MRFNWNFDYVKGSKIAYIFSIILTITGIISILALGLNYAVDFRAGSNVDISVSKAITAEQIKPIVKDIGVDEGDVTITPGADRVNVRFSNELDETQESKFKQEFTKLDASASYEVNTVDPEMAKELERNAIYAVLIASIGIMIYVAIRFEWRFGLAAVIALFHDAFVVISVFSIFRLEVDLTFITAVLTIVGFSINDTIVIFDRIRENLRFAKKTTKADLREVVNRSLAQTMTRSLNTTFTVFAASICLFIFGGESIRMFSLAMVIGTLFGAYSSIYIAAPLWLMLKGKQVDKPKTVAKESN